The sequence below is a genomic window from Streptomyces sp. B21-105.
CACACCGTCGGCGAAGACCTTGACGCCGATGGCGTTCAGCAGGCGCGGGTCGGCGGACTCGGGGCGGCACAGTTCGGCCAGACCCTTGCGGACGTCGTCGGCCGAGCCGCCCATCGGCGCGGGCAGCAGCAGCACACTGACCCGGGCCTCGAGTTCGCCGCTCGCCGCGAGATCGGCGTAGGCGGTCCAGTTGTCGGTGCTCAGCCCGCCGAAGAGGGAGCCTGCGCCGCCGGGGCCGAGCCCCGGTTCGGTGTAGCTGGTGATGCCGCGGGAGTGCAGTTCGCGCACCACGCCCTGGATCGCCCGGCGGCGCTGGTCGACGGTGGGCGTGGGCAGACCGACGTTGACGAGTTCCTGGGCGGCTTCGCGCAGGATGCCGGCGGGGCGGCCGTCGGGGTCGGCGTCGATGACGCCGCCGGGCGGCGGCGCGCTGTCCGCGTCGACGCCGCAGCGGCGCAGCGCGGCGCTGTTGACCCAGACCAGGTGTGAGGAGAAGTGGGTGAGGCAGACCGGGTTGTCCGGTGCGACGGCGTCCAGGTCACGGCGGTGCGGGAAGCGCCGGGGGTCGGTGAGGCACTCCGCCAGGTAGCCGGCGTCCCAGCCCAGTCCGACGATCCAGTCGCCGGGGCGGGCTGCGCGGGCCGCCCGGCCGACCGCTTCGGCGATGTCGGCGATCGATCCGACCGCCGGGTGGCCGACGTCGAGGGCGAACGGCGGCTTGGTCATGCCGTACGCGGCTCCGTGGAGGTGGGAGTCGTTGATGCCGGGCAGCACGGTCCGGCCGCCCAGTTCGACGAGCCGGGTGCCGGGTCCGGCCAGGGCGCGCATCTCCACGTCGCTGCCGACGGCGACGATGTCCCGGCCGCGCACGGCCACGCCCTCGGTCACGGTGAAGTCGCCGTCGACGGTCAGGACCTGACCACCGGTCAGGACGAGGGAGGGGGCGGTGTCGTTCACGTGAGTCCTCTCGGAGCGGGGCGGAGCGGAGGGTGGAGCGAGTCGCGACGCGGATGACGGTTCGCGGCGTTCGAACGGCCGGGGAAGTCGGCTCGGACGAACCGGGCGGTCGTGAAGGGGCATGCGGGTGCGGGCAGGCCGGACGGTCGAGGAGGGGCAGACGGTCGAGGAGGGGCAGTCGGCGCGGACAGGGCGGGCGGTCCGGGAGGGTCGGGGCGAACCGGGCGGTGGGGCGGGGCAGACGGTCGGGAAGGGGCAGTCGGCGCGGACAGGGCGGGCGGTCCGGGAGGGTCGGGCGGCTGGGGCAGTCGGGGGCAGTCGGCGGGGCGTGCGGTCGGGATGAGTCGCAGTGGTCCGGCCGGGCTTACCGGTGCAGCCGGGGTCCGAAGAAGGCGAGCGCGGCGCCGGCGACGAGTGCGGTGCCCTGGGCCATCTGCTGCCAGAACGTCGGCACGCTCAGCAGTGTCAGCCCGTTCTGCAGACAGCCCAGGAACAGTACGCCGAGCAGGACCCCGAGGACGGAGCCCGACCCGCCGGTCAGCGCGACCCCGCCGAGGAGCACCGCGGTGAGAACCGTCAGCTCGAATCCGGCGCCCGAGGTGCCGGCGACGACGCTGTCCAGCACCGAGGCCTTGATCGCGCCGGCGAGCGCGGCCGCGACGCCCGTCACGACGAACAGCGCGAACGGGGTGCGGCGGACGCCGATGCCGGAGAGGTAGGCGGCCTCACGGTTGACGCCGATCGCGAAGACGTGCCGGCCGGCCGGAGTGAGCGCCAGGAACAGCGCGCCCGCCGCGAGGACGACGGCGGCGATCACGACCGGTGCGTCGATCCCGGCGATCCGGGACCCGCCGAGCCAGGCGAACCCGGAGCCGAAACCGCTCAGCGGCAGCGGGAAGAGCTGCTGCGCGAATCCGCGCACCGCCGTCAGCATCCCGAGGGTCACGATGAACGCGGACAGTCCCAGGTAGCAGCACAGCACGCCGTTGACTGCGCCGACCGCCGCGCCCGCCGCCAGCGCGCCGAGCACGGCGACGACCGGCGACTGGTGCTGCTCCCCGGCGAGCCAGCCGGCCACCAGACCGCCGAGGGCGAGCGTGGAGCCGACGGAGAGGTCGAGGTAGCCGCTGATGACCAGCAGGGCCAACGGCACGGCCACGATGGCGACGGCGGCGGCGTCGGTGGCGATCCCGCGCAGGTTGCCGGTCTCCAGGAAGCTGCCGGTCGTCGACTGGAAGACGAGCACCATGACGGCGAGGACGGGCAGCAGCGGCTGCCGTCGTACGGCGTGGAGCGCGGTGTGGGCCGGCGTGCGCGCGGCGGGCAGCAGACGGTCGGCCGAGGGGGCGCTGGTCGCGGTGGTCATGCCGCTCCTTTCGAGGGCGAGGGAGAGGGAGAAGCCGGGGCTTCCGTGGGCGTCGGCCGGGCGGCTTCGTGGACGGCCGAGAGCAGGGCGGTTTCGGTGAGTTCGGCGCCGGACAGCACCCCGGTCACCCGGCCGCCGGAGACGATCAGACAGCGGTGGGCCAGCGCGACGACCTCCTCGGGGTCGCTGGAGGCGAACAGCACGGCCGTACCGCGCTGTGCGGCCAGCAAGGACACCACCTGGTAGATCTCCTGCCGGGCGCCGACGTCGACGCCCTGGGTGGGGTCGTCCAGCAGCAGGACGTCGACGTCGTGCGCCTCGTTGATCCATCGGCCCAGGACGAGCTTTTGCTGGTTGCCGCCGGAGAAGGCGGCCGCGGGCAGCCGGGGGTCGGCCGGGCGCAGCCCCACGGCTCGGGACAGCCCGGTGAAGATCCGCCGTTCCGCGCGCAGCGCCCGCACCCCCCGCCGGGCCAGCCCGCGCACCGACGGGAGCAGGGCGTTGTCCTGTGCGCTCAGGGCCCCGAACACGCCCTGCCGGCGCCGGTCTCCCGGAACCAGGGCGATCCCCGCGGCGAGCGCGTCCGCGGGCCGGTCGGCCGTGACGGTCCGGTCCCCGACGCGGACCGTTCCCGTGGTGGCGGGGCGTCTTGCGAAGAGGGTCTCGAGGATGCGGGTGCGGCCCGCGCCGATGAGGCCGTACAGCGCCACGATCTCGCCCTCGGCGACGTCCAGGTCCACGGGGCCGAAGCCCGGTCCGCGCAGGTCCGTCACCGCGAGACGGGCCGGGCGCGGGCCTCCCGGGCGCGCGGGCCGCGTGGCGTCGGACGGGTCTGCGGTCGTCCCCGGCCGGTCGTGGCGTTCGCCGGGCCCCTCGGGTCGCCGTCCCAGGCCGTGCGCGGGGGAAGCCGCTCCGGCTACGGCCTCGACCAGCTCCCGCCGGGTCCGTCCAGCCACCGTCGAGCGGTGGCTGACGCGGCCGTCGCGCAGCACCGTCACCGCGTCGGCCAGGCGTTCCACCTCGCCGAGCAGATGGGTGACGTAGACGATGGCCAGGCCCTGGGCGCGCAGGTGCTCCACCCGTGCGGCGAGGGCGTCGCTCTCGGCCCCGGAGAGGGCGGCGGTGGGCTCGTCGAGGACGAGTACCGAGGCGCTGCGGCTCAGCGCCTTGGCGATCTCCACCAACTGCCTTTGCCCCATGGGCAGTTCGCCGAGCCGGTCGCGCGGTGAGCAGGTCGCGGCGACCCGTTCCAGCAGGCCAGCCGCCACCTCCTCCTGGGCGCGCCGGTGGACGGTCCCGTACCGGGTCCACTCCTGCCCGAGGAAGATGTTCTCGGCGACCGTGAGGGAGTCGACGACGCTGAGCGTCTGGAAGATGATCGCGACTCCGGCGGCGATGGACTCGCGCGGGCTCAGCCGCGTGTAGGCGGTCCCGTCGATCTCCATCGTGCCGGCGTCCGGCGGGTAGGCGCCGCCGAGGCACTTGATCAGGGTCGACTTGCCGGCGCCGTTGTGCCCAAGGAGCGCGTGCACCTGCCCCGCCGGGACGGTGAGGTCCACGTCGTGGAGGGCGCGGACGCCGCCGAAGGACTTGCCGAGGCCGCGGACGCGGAGCGTGGGTTCGGTCATGGGGGGCGCGCCTAGGCGTTCTGGGCGAGCAGGGCGTCGATGCGCACGGTGTCTCCCGGCCCGACGAGGGTGACCGGCACCTGGACGCTCGGGTTCGCCTTCCCGGCGGCGACGGCGAGGGGCACGTCGACGACGGCCTCGGCGATGTCCTGCGGCGCGAGGGCGGCGGACGCCCGGTAGAAGGTGCCTTGTTTGATCGCCAGCAGGGAGGGGGCGGCGCCGTCCTGGCCGCCGACGAAGGTCTTGGCGTCGGTCGTGGCGCGGCCCGTCTGCTGAAGCGCCTTGTACGCGCCGTACGCGGCGGCGTCCGTGACCCCGAGGACGAGGTTGAGGTCGGGGTGCTTGGCGAGCACCGCCCGGGCTTTCGACAGGCCGGTGTCGGGGTCGATGGCCTGTTCCCGGGCGACGACGTCGACGCCGGGCGCGGCCCTGGTGAAGGCGTCGATCATGCCCTTGGTGCGCTCGCGGCCCAGCTGGATGGTGTCGTCGGTGAGGAAGGCGATCTTCCCCTTGCCGCCGAGCTGTTCCTGGGCCCACTGGGCGGCGGCCTCCCCGAGAAGGGTGCCGCCCTTGAGG
It includes:
- a CDS encoding sugar ABC transporter ATP-binding protein, which encodes MTEPTLRVRGLGKSFGGVRALHDVDLTVPAGQVHALLGHNGAGKSTLIKCLGGAYPPDAGTMEIDGTAYTRLSPRESIAAGVAIIFQTLSVVDSLTVAENIFLGQEWTRYGTVHRRAQEEVAAGLLERVAATCSPRDRLGELPMGQRQLVEIAKALSRSASVLVLDEPTAALSGAESDALAARVEHLRAQGLAIVYVTHLLGEVERLADAVTVLRDGRVSHRSTVAGRTRRELVEAVAGAASPAHGLGRRPEGPGERHDRPGTTADPSDATRPARPGGPRPARLAVTDLRGPGFGPVDLDVAEGEIVALYGLIGAGRTRILETLFARRPATTGTVRVGDRTVTADRPADALAAGIALVPGDRRRQGVFGALSAQDNALLPSVRGLARRGVRALRAERRIFTGLSRAVGLRPADPRLPAAAFSGGNQQKLVLGRWINEAHDVDVLLLDDPTQGVDVGARQEIYQVVSLLAAQRGTAVLFASSDPEEVVALAHRCLIVSGGRVTGVLSGAELTETALLSAVHEAARPTPTEAPASPSPSPSKGAA
- a CDS encoding ABC transporter permease yields the protein MTTATSAPSADRLLPAARTPAHTALHAVRRQPLLPVLAVMVLVFQSTTGSFLETGNLRGIATDAAAVAIVAVPLALLVISGYLDLSVGSTLALGGLVAGWLAGEQHQSPVVAVLGALAAGAAVGAVNGVLCCYLGLSAFIVTLGMLTAVRGFAQQLFPLPLSGFGSGFAWLGGSRIAGIDAPVVIAAVVLAAGALFLALTPAGRHVFAIGVNREAAYLSGIGVRRTPFALFVVTGVAAALAGAIKASVLDSVVAGTSGAGFELTVLTAVLLGGVALTGGSGSVLGVLLGVLFLGCLQNGLTLLSVPTFWQQMAQGTALVAGAALAFFGPRLHR
- a CDS encoding sugar ABC transporter substrate-binding protein, yielding MNRFPSPPSASRRQFLGLSGGTLAAALLGAAGCSAPGGGASSAQAAGASGAGAKTLTKIGLDYPFTQIPLYSALVKLSTAAGKKRGVSLVTTNDAASADTQAGNLRTWVAQKIPAIVSFPMVFEATESLAKAATDAGLIWVTYGGSLEHQSADIQFNFLKGGTLLGEAAAQWAQEQLGGKGKIAFLTDDTIQLGRERTKGMIDAFTRAAPGVDVVAREQAIDPDTGLSKARAVLAKHPDLNLVLGVTDAAAYGAYKALQQTGRATTDAKTFVGGQDGAAPSLLAIKQGTFYRASAALAPQDIAEAVVDVPLAVAAGKANPSVQVPVTLVGPGDTVRIDALLAQNA
- a CDS encoding amidohydrolase; this translates as MNDTAPSLVLTGGQVLTVDGDFTVTEGVAVRGRDIVAVGSDVEMRALAGPGTRLVELGGRTVLPGINDSHLHGAAYGMTKPPFALDVGHPAVGSIADIAEAVGRAARAARPGDWIVGLGWDAGYLAECLTDPRRFPHRRDLDAVAPDNPVCLTHFSSHLVWVNSAALRRCGVDADSAPPPGGVIDADPDGRPAGILREAAQELVNVGLPTPTVDQRRRAIQGVVRELHSRGITSYTEPGLGPGGAGSLFGGLSTDNWTAYADLAASGELEARVSVLLLPAPMGGSADDVRKGLAELCRPESADPRLLNAIGVKVFADGVPPNRTAWMNEPYADGGHGALCVHGDTPALRSGELREMIRVAHEAGFQLGVHVTGDRAIDEVVDAFVAANASAPRPDARHYVIHGDFVGARSLAKLAAHGYGVNMNPAIKWTISDLMDEVVGPERSAYQWPVRSAVEAGVRVCASSDAPITEPDWRQGVSAMLLRESKASGRPSGPEQCVPLAEALRAYTVHPARQDFAEEWKGSIEVGKVADLCVLDRPLLDRDPHTVTDAEVDLTVFDGRVVHER